A genomic region of Dickeya solani IPO 2222 contains the following coding sequences:
- a CDS encoding TerC family protein, with amino-acid sequence MVTIGTPLMWSSFAIIVVVMLAIDLFYQGKKGSTVMTFRQAAVWSLIWVSLSILFNAGFWWYLNGTMGREVADAQALAFFTGYLIEKALAVDNVFVWLMLFGYFAIPAQYQRRVLIYGVLGAIVLRTIMVFAGSWLVSQFQWLLYLFGAFLLLTGLKMALAKADDTAIGDKPVVRWLRSHLRMTDDLQGEHFFIRQNGLWYATPLFLVLVMVEISDVIFAVDSIPAIFAVTTDPFIVLTSNLFAILGLRAMYFLLAGVAQKFSMLKYGLAVILIFIGIKMMLIDLFHIPVAISLSVVAAILLVTILINIWVNRRAGR; translated from the coding sequence ATGGTAACTATAGGCACTCCCCTGATGTGGAGCAGCTTCGCAATCATTGTGGTGGTCATGCTGGCCATTGACCTGTTTTATCAGGGCAAGAAAGGCTCTACAGTGATGACCTTCCGGCAGGCCGCCGTCTGGTCGCTGATTTGGGTCTCGCTCTCAATACTGTTCAACGCCGGTTTTTGGTGGTATCTCAACGGCACTATGGGCCGTGAGGTGGCGGATGCTCAGGCGCTAGCGTTCTTTACCGGTTATCTGATCGAAAAAGCGCTGGCCGTCGACAACGTATTCGTCTGGCTGATGTTGTTCGGCTATTTTGCCATCCCCGCCCAGTACCAGCGCCGGGTGCTTATTTACGGCGTGTTGGGGGCGATCGTACTGCGTACCATCATGGTGTTCGCCGGTAGCTGGCTGGTTTCCCAGTTCCAGTGGCTGTTATACCTGTTTGGCGCATTCCTGCTGCTCACCGGCCTCAAAATGGCGCTGGCTAAAGCGGACGACACCGCCATCGGCGATAAACCGGTGGTCCGCTGGCTGCGCAGCCACCTGCGGATGACCGACGACCTGCAAGGCGAGCATTTCTTTATCCGCCAGAACGGCCTGTGGTACGCCACGCCGCTGTTTCTGGTGCTGGTGATGGTGGAGATCAGCGATGTGATCTTCGCGGTCGACAGCATCCCGGCCATTTTCGCCGTCACCACCGACCCGTTCATCGTGCTGACGTCAAACCTGTTCGCCATTCTGGGGCTACGCGCCATGTACTTCCTGCTGGCGGGCGTGGCGCAGAAGTTCTCGATGCTGAAATACGGGCTGGCGGTGATCCTGATCTTTATCGGCATCAAGATGATGCTGATCGATCTGTTCCACATTCCGGTCGCCATTTCGCTCAGCGTGGTGGCGGCTATCCTGCTGGTCACCATCCTGATCAACATCTGGGTCAATCGCCGCGCCGGGCGTTGA
- the mzrA gene encoding EnvZ/OmpR regulon moderator MzrA codes for MTNRGFRKPFAWRLLLLLLPLVVLLSMSSRRLPDEVMLHITPLHQGAPLPDGFYIYQRLNERGIAIKSITPENDSIIVRLSSPEQSGAAREILSTALPHALVIAQRINGNLPVVRS; via the coding sequence ATGACCAACCGTGGGTTCAGGAAGCCCTTCGCCTGGCGTCTGTTACTGCTGCTGTTGCCGCTGGTTGTGCTGCTGTCCATGTCGTCACGACGTCTGCCGGACGAGGTGATGCTGCACATTACCCCGCTGCATCAGGGTGCGCCCTTGCCAGACGGCTTCTACATCTACCAGCGGCTTAACGAACGGGGTATCGCCATCAAGAGCATTACCCCGGAAAATGACAGCATCATCGTGCGACTGTCTTCGCCGGAACAAAGCGGTGCAGCCAGAGAAATACTGAGCACCGCGTTGCCGCATGCTCTCGTCATCGCCCAGCGAATCAACGGTAATCTCCCGGTGGTCAGAAGCTGA
- a CDS encoding UxaA family hydrolase: MQSIIKIHSLDNVAVALRDLAQDETVSVGDISLTLPQAVARGHKFALKPMASGDMIVKYGLPIGHALVAIAPGEHIHSQNAKTNLSDLDQYQYQPEFIDLPAQVADREVEIYRRENGNVGIRNELWILPTVGCVNGIARQIQQRFLKETNDAEGIDGVYLFTHPFGCSQLGQDHENTRTMLQNMVRHPNAGAVLVIGLGCENNQVSAFRDTLGEFDADRVNFMICQQQEDEVEAGLERLHQLYQVMRDDRRMPGKLSELKFGLECGGSDGLSGITANPLLGRFSDYLIANGGTTVLTEVPEMFGAERILMSRCRDEATFEKTVHMVNDFKQYFIEHNQPIYENPSPGNKAGGITTLEEKSLGCTQKAGQSQVVDVLKYGERLHTPGLNLLSAPGNDAVATSALAGAGCHMVLFSTGRGTPYGGFVPTVKLATNTELAQKKPHWIDFDAGRLIHGMSMDELLSQFVDLIVEIANGKQAKNEINDFRELAIFKSGVTL; this comes from the coding sequence ATGCAGAGCATCATCAAGATTCATTCGTTGGACAATGTCGCCGTCGCCCTGCGCGATCTGGCGCAGGATGAAACGGTGTCGGTTGGCGATATCTCCCTGACGTTGCCGCAGGCGGTGGCGCGCGGGCATAAGTTCGCCCTCAAGCCGATGGCGTCCGGCGACATGATCGTCAAATACGGGCTGCCGATCGGCCATGCGCTGGTCGCCATCGCGCCCGGCGAGCACATCCACTCGCAGAATGCCAAAACCAACCTGAGCGATCTGGATCAGTATCAGTACCAGCCGGAGTTCATCGATCTGCCGGCGCAGGTGGCGGATCGCGAGGTGGAGATCTATCGTCGCGAAAACGGCAACGTCGGGATTCGCAACGAACTGTGGATCTTGCCGACCGTCGGCTGCGTCAACGGCATCGCCCGTCAGATCCAGCAGCGTTTCCTCAAGGAAACCAACGATGCGGAAGGCATCGACGGCGTTTACCTGTTCACTCATCCGTTCGGTTGTTCCCAACTGGGGCAGGACCACGAAAACACCCGCACTATGCTGCAGAACATGGTGCGTCACCCGAATGCGGGTGCGGTACTGGTCATCGGTCTGGGGTGTGAGAACAATCAGGTGTCCGCATTCCGCGACACGCTGGGTGAATTCGATGCCGATCGCGTCAACTTCATGATCTGCCAACAGCAGGAAGATGAAGTGGAAGCCGGTCTGGAGCGCCTGCACCAGTTGTATCAGGTGATGCGTGACGATCGCCGGATGCCGGGTAAACTCAGCGAGCTGAAGTTTGGTCTGGAGTGCGGCGGTTCGGACGGTCTGTCCGGCATTACCGCCAACCCGCTGCTGGGACGTTTCTCGGATTATCTCATCGCCAACGGCGGCACCACCGTGCTGACCGAGGTGCCGGAAATGTTCGGTGCCGAGCGCATCCTGATGAGTCGGTGCCGCGATGAGGCCACATTCGAGAAAACCGTGCATATGGTCAATGATTTCAAACAGTATTTCATTGAACATAACCAGCCGATCTACGAAAACCCGTCGCCGGGCAACAAAGCGGGCGGCATCACCACCCTGGAGGAGAAATCCCTCGGTTGCACCCAGAAAGCGGGGCAGAGCCAGGTGGTGGACGTGCTCAAGTATGGCGAACGCCTGCATACGCCGGGGCTGAACCTGCTGAGCGCGCCGGGTAACGATGCGGTGGCCACCAGCGCGCTGGCGGGCGCCGGCTGTCATATGGTGCTGTTCAGTACCGGTCGAGGTACGCCTTACGGCGGTTTTGTGCCGACGGTGAAGCTGGCGACCAACACCGAACTGGCGCAAAAGAAACCGCACTGGATCGACTTTGACGCTGGCCGGCTGATTCACGGTATGTCGATGGACGAGCTGCTGTCGCAGTTTGTCGATCTGATCGTCGAGATCGCCAACGGTAAGCAGGCGAAAAACGAGATCAACGACTTCCGCGAACTGGCGATATTTAAAAGCGGTGTGACCTTGTAA
- a CDS encoding DedA family protein: MDIIKELLYALWHQNFDVLANPKLVWTIYVLLFLILFLENGLLPAAFLPGDSLLILVGVLVAKGTMNYPFTIALLTTAASLGCWVSYLQGKWLGNTRVVQGWLSHLPSHYHQRAHQLFHRHGLSALLVGRFLAFVRTLLPTIAGLSGLNSARFQFFNWMSGFLWVIILVSLGFALGKTPVFRKYEDQLMFCLMLLPLVLLFIGLAGSLLLLWRKKRMMAREKRN; this comes from the coding sequence ATGGATATAATTAAAGAACTGTTGTATGCGCTCTGGCACCAGAATTTTGACGTCCTGGCCAATCCTAAGCTGGTCTGGACGATTTATGTGCTGTTGTTTTTGATTTTGTTCCTGGAAAACGGTTTGCTGCCGGCTGCGTTCCTGCCAGGCGACAGCCTGCTGATTCTGGTAGGGGTGCTGGTAGCCAAAGGCACCATGAATTACCCGTTCACCATCGCACTGCTAACCACCGCCGCCAGTCTCGGCTGCTGGGTCAGTTATCTGCAGGGAAAATGGCTCGGAAATACGCGGGTTGTTCAAGGATGGTTGTCACACCTTCCATCACACTATCACCAGCGGGCGCATCAGTTGTTCCACCGTCACGGGTTATCAGCGCTGTTGGTTGGCCGTTTTCTGGCCTTTGTGCGAACCCTGTTGCCGACCATCGCCGGGCTGTCTGGACTGAACAGCGCCCGTTTCCAGTTCTTCAACTGGATGAGTGGTTTTTTGTGGGTCATCATTCTGGTTTCTCTCGGTTTCGCGCTGGGCAAAACCCCGGTATTTCGCAAATACGAAGACCAGCTGATGTTCTGTCTGATGCTGCTACCGCTGGTTTTGTTGTTCATCGGTCTGGCAGGGTCACTGCTGCTGCTGTGGCGTAAAAAACGCATGATGGCACGTGAAAAAAGGAATTAA
- a CDS encoding MFS transporter, with protein MFKIKGLRWYMIGLVTIGTVLGYLTRNAIAAAAPTLQEQLHISTQQYSYIIAAYSACYTIMQPVAGYVLDLLGTKVGYAMFAVLWALFCAGTALASSWGGLAIARGAVGAAEAAMIPAGLKASSEWFPAKERSVAVGYFNVGSSIGGMLAPPLVVWAIMAHSWQMAFLVTGALSMVWALCWLYFYKHPKDQKKLSSEEREYILGGQEAQHQAGNAKKMSAWQILRNRQFWGIALPRFLAEPAWGTFNAWIPLFMFKAYGFNLKEIAMFAWMPMLFADLGCILGGYMPMMFQKYFKVNLIVSRKLVVTLGALLMIGPGTIGLFTSPYIAIALLCVGGFAHQSLSGALITLSSDVFGRNEVATANGLTGMAAWTASTLFALVVGALADTIGFSPLFAVLAIFDLLGAVVIWTVLKNNPASEGNNDAELKTAQQH; from the coding sequence ATGTTCAAGATCAAAGGCTTGCGCTGGTACATGATCGGACTGGTGACCATCGGTACCGTTCTGGGCTACCTGACGCGTAACGCAATTGCCGCAGCGGCGCCAACACTGCAGGAACAGCTCCATATCAGCACCCAGCAATACTCCTATATCATTGCGGCCTATTCAGCCTGCTACACCATCATGCAGCCTGTCGCCGGTTATGTGCTGGACCTGCTGGGCACCAAAGTGGGCTATGCCATGTTCGCTGTCCTGTGGGCGCTGTTCTGCGCAGGCACCGCGCTGGCCAGCAGTTGGGGCGGCCTGGCTATCGCGCGCGGCGCGGTCGGCGCGGCAGAAGCAGCGATGATTCCCGCCGGCCTGAAAGCCAGCAGCGAATGGTTCCCGGCCAAGGAGCGCTCTGTTGCGGTAGGTTACTTCAACGTCGGTTCTTCAATTGGCGGTATGCTGGCTCCGCCGCTGGTGGTATGGGCTATCATGGCGCACAGCTGGCAGATGGCGTTTCTGGTCACCGGCGCGTTGAGCATGGTGTGGGCGCTGTGCTGGCTCTATTTCTACAAGCACCCGAAAGATCAGAAAAAACTCAGTTCGGAAGAACGCGAGTACATCCTGGGCGGTCAGGAAGCTCAGCATCAGGCTGGCAACGCCAAGAAAATGTCCGCCTGGCAGATTCTGCGTAACCGCCAGTTCTGGGGCATCGCGCTGCCGCGTTTTCTGGCAGAACCGGCCTGGGGGACGTTCAACGCCTGGATCCCGCTGTTCATGTTCAAAGCCTATGGCTTTAACCTGAAAGAAATCGCTATGTTCGCCTGGATGCCGATGCTGTTTGCCGACCTGGGCTGTATTCTCGGCGGTTACATGCCGATGATGTTCCAGAAATACTTCAAGGTGAACCTGATCGTTTCCCGCAAACTGGTTGTTACGCTGGGCGCGCTGCTGATGATCGGCCCCGGCACCATCGGCCTGTTTACCAGCCCGTATATCGCTATCGCTCTGCTGTGCGTCGGCGGCTTTGCCCATCAATCCTTGTCTGGTGCGCTGATTACGCTGTCTTCCGACGTGTTCGGTCGCAATGAAGTGGCCACAGCCAATGGCCTGACCGGGATGGCGGCCTGGACTGCCAGCACGCTGTTCGCCCTGGTCGTAGGTGCGCTGGCCGATACCATCGGCTTTAGCCCGCTGTTCGCCGTACTGGCCATATTTGACCTGTTGGGCGCGGTCGTTATCTGGACGGTACTGAAAAACAATCCGGCTTCAGAAGGAAATAACGACGCCGAACTGAAAACCGCGCAGCAACACTAA
- the rlmG gene encoding 23S rRNA (guanine(1835)-N(2))-methyltransferase RlmG, whose protein sequence is MSQLDLETHSLTLVRYPQSDRESPLQAWEAADEYLLRELAAMPFGPGPRLIFNDAFGALACGLQAQAPCCISDSYLSQLSTRHNLSLNGFAPESVTQLDSLAPLPDAPALVVLKVPKTLALLEHQLHQLREVVTPQTVVIAGAKARDIHTSTLQLFEQILGPTRTSLAWKKARLIHCQPEPRTFGEQSQMSVWTLDSADSPIHNYHIHNYASVFARSGLDIGARFFMQHLPQQLDGKIVDLGSGNGVIGLAALALNPQAYVSFFDESYMAVASSQRNVEYNRPQDMARSSFVVNHALAGVGQDSLQAVLCNPPFHQQQAITDDIAWQMFSDARRCLAVGGELRVVGNRHLDYFHKLKRLFGNCENVASNPKFVVLRAVKTRSH, encoded by the coding sequence ATGAGCCAACTTGATCTGGAAACACATAGCCTGACGCTGGTCCGCTATCCGCAGTCCGATCGCGAGTCCCCGTTGCAGGCCTGGGAAGCGGCGGATGAATATCTGCTGCGGGAATTGGCCGCGATGCCGTTCGGGCCTGGCCCCCGGCTGATTTTCAACGACGCGTTCGGGGCGCTGGCCTGTGGTTTACAGGCGCAGGCGCCCTGTTGCATCAGCGATTCGTACCTCAGTCAGCTGTCGACCCGGCATAATCTGTCGCTCAATGGATTCGCGCCGGAGTCGGTCACCCAACTGGACAGTCTGGCTCCCTTGCCGGACGCGCCGGCGCTGGTGGTGTTGAAAGTGCCGAAAACGCTGGCGCTGCTGGAGCATCAGTTGCATCAACTGCGCGAGGTAGTGACGCCGCAAACGGTGGTCATTGCCGGTGCGAAAGCGCGTGACATCCACACCTCCACGCTGCAACTGTTCGAACAAATTTTGGGGCCGACCCGTACCTCGTTGGCCTGGAAAAAAGCCCGGCTGATTCACTGCCAGCCGGAGCCGCGTACGTTCGGCGAACAATCGCAGATGTCGGTCTGGACGCTGGATAGCGCCGATTCCCCTATCCACAACTACCACATTCACAACTACGCCAGTGTGTTTGCCCGCAGCGGGCTGGATATCGGCGCCCGTTTTTTCATGCAGCATTTGCCGCAGCAACTGGACGGCAAAATTGTCGATCTGGGCAGCGGCAACGGCGTCATCGGCCTGGCCGCGCTAGCGCTGAATCCGCAGGCGTATGTCAGCTTTTTCGACGAGTCCTATATGGCGGTGGCCTCAAGTCAGCGCAATGTGGAATATAACCGGCCGCAGGATATGGCGCGCAGCAGTTTTGTGGTGAACCATGCGCTGGCGGGCGTCGGGCAGGATAGCCTGCAGGCGGTGCTGTGCAATCCGCCGTTCCATCAGCAACAGGCGATTACCGATGATATCGCCTGGCAGATGTTTTCCGATGCGCGCCGCTGTCTGGCGGTTGGTGGTGAGTTGCGGGTCGTCGGCAACCGCCATCTGGACTACTTCCACAAGCTGAAACGGCTGTTCGGCAATTGCGAAAACGTCGCCAGCAATCCGAAGTTTGTCGTGCTGCGTGCGGTAAAAACCCGCAGTCACTAG
- a CDS encoding tagaturonate reductase, with protein MQTLNRRDFPGRRHPDRVIQFGEGNFLRAFIDWQLDLLNEHTDLDAGIVVVRPIDTDFPPALDTQDGLYTTIIRGLNEQGEAVREPRLIRSVNREINVYRQFDDYLALAHDANIRFVFSNTTEAGISYHAEDRLTDTPPASFPAKLTRLLFERFNHFNGAADKGWVLLPCELIDYNGEKLKELVLRYAAQWELPAAFTAWLNEHNTFCSTLVDRIVTGYPRAEVDALQQELGYQDTFLDTAEYFYLFVIQGPQWLAEELRLNKLSLNVRIVDDIKPYKERKVAILNGAHTALVPVAFLAGLDTVGESMSDAQIGKFVETTIADEIVPVLDLPHDELMSFAQAVLSRFRNPFIQHQLLSIALNGMTKFRTRILPQLLTYRERHGALPKRLTFALAALIAFYRGERNGDSYPLQDDAHWLERYEVLWGGVRAGTTSLAQVVNAVLGDAEHWEQDLTLVPGLAALVTEQLQAIVDRGMRDAVAGYC; from the coding sequence ATGCAAACGCTGAATCGTCGTGATTTTCCTGGCCGTCGTCACCCTGACCGTGTCATCCAATTTGGCGAAGGCAATTTCCTTCGCGCCTTTATCGACTGGCAACTGGATCTGTTGAATGAACATACCGATCTGGATGCCGGCATTGTAGTGGTTCGTCCGATTGATACTGATTTTCCGCCCGCACTGGATACCCAGGATGGGTTGTACACCACCATCATTCGCGGCCTGAACGAGCAGGGCGAAGCGGTGCGCGAACCGCGCCTGATCCGCTCCGTTAACCGTGAAATCAATGTTTACCGCCAGTTTGATGACTATCTGGCGCTGGCGCATGACGCCAACATCCGTTTTGTGTTTTCGAACACCACGGAAGCCGGCATTAGCTACCATGCTGAAGATCGTCTGACCGACACGCCGCCGGCCAGCTTCCCGGCCAAGCTGACCCGTCTGCTGTTCGAACGCTTCAACCATTTTAACGGCGCCGCCGACAAAGGCTGGGTGCTGTTGCCGTGTGAACTGATCGACTACAACGGCGAAAAACTGAAAGAGCTGGTGCTGCGTTACGCGGCGCAGTGGGAACTGCCGGCGGCGTTCACCGCCTGGCTGAATGAACACAACACCTTCTGCTCGACACTGGTGGACCGCATCGTGACCGGTTACCCGCGCGCCGAAGTGGATGCACTACAGCAGGAACTGGGTTATCAGGACACCTTCCTGGATACCGCTGAGTACTTCTACCTGTTCGTGATTCAGGGGCCGCAATGGCTGGCGGAAGAGCTGCGTCTTAACAAGCTGAGCCTGAACGTGCGTATTGTCGACGACATCAAACCGTACAAAGAACGCAAAGTGGCGATTCTTAACGGCGCGCATACCGCGCTGGTGCCGGTGGCGTTTTTGGCCGGCCTGGATACCGTGGGCGAATCCATGAGTGATGCGCAGATCGGCAAGTTTGTCGAAACCACCATCGCCGACGAGATCGTACCGGTGCTGGATCTGCCGCACGACGAATTAATGTCGTTCGCTCAGGCGGTGCTGAGCCGTTTCAGAAACCCGTTCATTCAGCACCAGTTGCTGTCCATCGCCCTGAACGGCATGACCAAATTCCGTACCCGCATCCTGCCGCAACTGCTGACCTACCGCGAACGCCACGGCGCCTTGCCGAAACGCCTGACCTTCGCGCTGGCGGCGCTGATTGCTTTTTATCGCGGCGAGCGCAACGGCGACAGCTACCCGCTGCAGGATGACGCTCACTGGCTGGAACGCTACGAAGTGCTGTGGGGCGGCGTGCGCGCCGGCACTACGTCGCTGGCGCAGGTGGTGAACGCGGTGCTGGGCGATGCGGAGCACTGGGAGCAGGATTTGACGCTGGTGCCTGGTCTGGCGGCGCTGGTCACCGAACAACTGCAGGCTATCGTTGATCGCGGCATGCGTGACGCGGTGGCGGGTTATTGCTAA
- a CDS encoding YgjV family protein — protein MTSYVFAQAVGVLAFLVGITMFFNRSEKKFKIQLSAYSAVIACHFFLMGANAAGMSAMLNSGRTLITLKTNNIAVMFVFIALTLGLGLPGVKHPMELLPIIGTVCSTWALFRAHGLTTRCIIWCSTALWVMHNIWLGSIGGSLIEASFLVINGFNIIRFWRMQRNGIDPFKMDEHSSTKSA, from the coding sequence ATGACATCTTACGTATTTGCTCAGGCAGTTGGCGTACTGGCCTTTCTGGTCGGTATCACTATGTTTTTCAACCGCAGTGAAAAGAAATTTAAAATCCAGCTCTCCGCCTATAGCGCGGTTATCGCCTGTCACTTCTTCCTGATGGGAGCGAACGCGGCCGGCATGAGCGCCATGCTGAACTCGGGCCGCACCCTGATCACCCTGAAAACCAACAATATCGCGGTGATGTTCGTGTTTATTGCCCTTACGCTGGGGCTTGGCTTACCGGGTGTGAAACATCCGATGGAACTGCTGCCGATTATCGGCACGGTGTGCAGCACCTGGGCGTTGTTCCGGGCGCATGGGTTGACCACGCGCTGTATCATCTGGTGCTCGACCGCGTTGTGGGTGATGCACAATATATGGTTGGGGTCGATCGGCGGATCGTTGATTGAAGCGAGCTTTCTGGTGATAAACGGTTTCAATATCATCCGTTTCTGGCGTATGCAGCGTAACGGTATCGACCCGTTCAAGATGGATGAACATTCGTCCACCAAGAGCGCCTGA
- the exuR gene encoding transcriptional regulator ExuR has protein sequence MALTESRRLYQQLAAELKQRIENGVYPVGDKLPAERNISEEMNVSRTVVREAIIMLEVEGYVEVRKGSGIHVMSSQQRHLLAANGSDADFLTAGPFELLQARQLIESNIAEFAATQVTRQDIIQLMEIQENARQEDRFRDSEWDLKFHVQVALATQNSAMATIVEKMWSQRIHNPYWRKLHEHIDDKSIESWCEEHDQILKALIRKDPYAAKLAMWQHLENTKQMLFRATTDDFEFNVDRYMFAENPVVHLDHITNGKS, from the coding sequence ATGGCACTGACAGAATCCAGGCGGCTCTACCAGCAGTTGGCCGCAGAATTGAAACAACGCATTGAGAACGGCGTTTATCCGGTGGGCGACAAACTGCCGGCCGAGCGCAATATTTCCGAAGAGATGAACGTCAGCCGTACCGTGGTACGCGAAGCCATCATCATGTTGGAAGTGGAAGGTTACGTGGAAGTTCGCAAAGGTTCCGGCATTCACGTTATGTCCAGTCAACAGCGCCATCTGCTGGCCGCCAACGGCAGCGACGCCGATTTTCTCACCGCCGGGCCGTTCGAACTGCTGCAGGCACGCCAATTGATAGAGAGCAATATCGCGGAGTTCGCCGCCACCCAGGTCACCCGGCAGGACATCATCCAACTGATGGAGATTCAGGAAAACGCCCGTCAGGAAGACCGTTTCCGCGATTCGGAGTGGGATCTGAAATTCCACGTACAGGTCGCGTTGGCTACCCAGAACTCGGCGATGGCCACCATCGTGGAAAAGATGTGGAGCCAGCGTATCCACAACCCCTACTGGCGCAAGCTGCACGAACATATCGACGACAAGTCGATCGAAAGCTGGTGTGAAGAGCACGATCAGATTCTCAAAGCGCTGATCCGCAAAGATCCCTACGCCGCCAAGCTGGCGATGTGGCAACATCTGGAAAACACCAAGCAGATGCTGTTCCGCGCCACCACCGATGACTTCGAATTCAACGTCGATCGCTACATGTTCGCCGAAAATCCGGTCGTCCATCTCGATCACATCACCAACGGCAAATCCTGA
- the uxaC gene encoding glucuronate isomerase, which translates to MPQFLSEDFLLDTEFARRLYHEFAADQPIFDYHCHLPPAQIAENYRFKNLYDIWLKGDHYKWRAMRTNGVPERFCTGDASDWEKFEAWAATVPHTIGNPLYHWTHLELRRPFGITDTLLSPSTAKDIWNRTNALLERNEFTARGIMQQMNVKMVGTTDDPIDDLQHHKAVAQDKTFSIKVLPSWRPDKAFNIELATFNDYMAKLGEVSDTDIRRFSDLQAALTKRLDHFAAHGCKVSDHALDVVLYADADEATLDGILTRRLSGATLSEHEVAQFKTAVLVWLGAEYARRGWVQQYHIGALRNNNLRQFNLLGPDVGFDSINDRPMAQELSRLLSKQNEENLLPKTILYCLNPRDNEVLGTMIGNFQGEGMPGKMQFGSGWWFNDQKDGMQRQMTQLAQLGLLSRFVGMLTDSRSFLSYTRHEYFRRILCQMIGRWVEDGEAPGDLPLLGEMVKNICFDNAKNYFGIEL; encoded by the coding sequence ATGCCCCAGTTTTTAAGTGAAGATTTTTTGTTGGATACCGAGTTTGCCCGTCGGCTGTACCATGAATTTGCAGCGGATCAGCCAATTTTTGATTACCACTGCCATTTGCCGCCTGCGCAGATTGCTGAGAATTACCGCTTTAAAAACCTGTATGACATCTGGCTGAAGGGCGACCATTACAAATGGCGCGCCATGCGCACCAACGGCGTGCCAGAGCGTTTCTGCACCGGCGACGCCAGCGACTGGGAGAAATTCGAAGCCTGGGCCGCCACCGTACCGCATACCATCGGCAATCCGCTGTATCACTGGACGCATCTGGAACTGCGTCGTCCGTTCGGTATCACCGACACCCTGCTGTCGCCGTCTACCGCTAAAGACATCTGGAACCGCACCAACGCCCTGCTGGAGCGCAACGAGTTCACGGCGCGCGGCATCATGCAGCAGATGAACGTGAAAATGGTCGGTACCACCGACGATCCGATCGACGATCTGCAGCATCACAAAGCGGTCGCACAGGATAAAACTTTCTCTATCAAGGTGCTGCCGAGCTGGCGTCCTGACAAGGCATTCAATATCGAACTGGCGACCTTTAACGACTACATGGCGAAGCTCGGCGAAGTGTCCGATACCGACATCCGCCGTTTCAGCGACCTGCAGGCGGCGCTGACCAAGCGTCTGGACCACTTCGCCGCGCACGGTTGTAAAGTGTCCGACCACGCTCTGGACGTCGTGTTGTACGCCGATGCGGATGAAGCCACGCTGGATGGCATTCTGACCCGTCGCTTGTCCGGCGCCACCCTGAGCGAACATGAAGTGGCGCAGTTCAAAACCGCGGTACTGGTGTGGCTGGGCGCCGAATACGCGCGTCGCGGCTGGGTGCAGCAGTATCACATCGGCGCGCTGCGCAACAACAACCTGCGTCAGTTCAATCTGCTGGGGCCGGATGTGGGCTTCGATTCCATCAACGACCGTCCGATGGCACAGGAACTGTCACGCCTGCTCAGCAAGCAGAATGAAGAAAATCTGCTGCCGAAAACCATCCTGTACTGCCTGAACCCGCGCGATAACGAAGTGCTGGGCACCATGATCGGTAACTTCCAGGGTGAAGGCATGCCGGGCAAGATGCAGTTCGGTTCCGGCTGGTGGTTCAATGACCAGAAAGACGGCATGCAGCGTCAGATGACGCAGCTGGCGCAACTGGGCCTGCTGAGCCGTTTCGTCGGCATGTTGACCGACAGCCGCAGCTTCCTGTCCTACACCCGTCATGAATACTTCCGCCGCATTCTGTGCCAGATGATCGGCCGCTGGGTGGAAGATGGCGAAGCGCCGGGCGACCTGCCGCTGTTGGGCGAGATGGTGAAAAATATCTGTTTCGATAACGCCAAAAATTATTTCGGCATCGAGTTATAA
- a CDS encoding MbeD/MobD family mobilization/exclusion protein, whose translation MCIEELEARLDSALQALEASVSRQQQIWQRDYQQLHLQLAQARQREADLCARINELVTRVNMMDESPERNPLLQKINLIRAHLDALAKEAAAFHRSLP comes from the coding sequence ATGTGTATCGAAGAGTTGGAAGCACGGTTGGACAGCGCGCTGCAGGCGCTGGAAGCCAGTGTCAGCCGACAGCAACAGATCTGGCAGCGCGATTATCAGCAGCTTCATTTGCAACTGGCGCAGGCCCGCCAGCGCGAAGCGGATTTGTGCGCAAGAATCAATGAGCTGGTTACCCGGGTCAACATGATGGATGAATCCCCCGAGCGCAATCCGTTGCTGCAGAAAATCAACCTGATCCGCGCCCACCTTGATGCGCTGGCTAAAGAAGCCGCCGCGTTTCATCGTTCTCTGCCCTGA